The Allocoprobacillus halotolerans nucleotide sequence CCAGCAACTATTGAATCTAAGATAGCACGATGCTCCTGAATCGCTGTTTCTAATCTTTCTGGTTGTGTAATCGAATGACGACTTGTGACCGAAACATAATAATGAACATCCTTTAATAATTGTTCAAAGTACTGTGATTGAGTTGCCTGATAAATTGTTTCATGATACAAAATATTTAAATCATTAATTTTTTCCTGATCTTTTTTAGCTGTATAAAATTCCATCAATTCAAAAACATCTTTAATCTTTGCAAGATGTTCTTCATCCATTCTATCAATGGCTAATTGAATCGCTAAACCTTCTAATGCACAGCGAATTTCAAACATATCATCAATATCACGTGGCGAAAATCCTTTGACATAGACACCTTTATTAGGAATGCTTTCAACAAGTCCTTCTAATTCTAATTGTTTTAAAGCTTCACGAATTGGTGTACGACTAATTTTTAATTCATTCGCCAAGGTCAATTCATTAAGCTTTTGTCCATGTTCATATTCTTCATTTAAAATACGATCTCTTAAAATATCAAATATTTTATTACCTAAAGAGCCATGTGATACATGTTCAAATAAACTATGTGATGGCATTTATTTTCCTCCTATAATTCATTAATTATTGCCTGAACAAATTCAGTTGTAGAAGCATGACCACCAATATCTGGTGTCACAGTTTCTTGTTTTTCTACCACTTTTGCAAGTGCTTCTCTTAATTGATTTGCTGCTTTCATGTTCCCTAAATCTTCTAACATTAATGCAAAAGCCAATAATAATGCACTTGGATTGGCAATATTTTGACCAGCAATATCTGGTGCACTGCCATGAACAGCTTCATAAATACGATATTCATCACCGATATTACCACTTGGCGCAAACCCAAGTCCACCAACTAATCCGGCACATAAATCAGACACAATATCCCCATATAAGTTTGGCGCAACCAAAACATCAAAAGTTTCTGGTCTTAAGACAAGCTGCATACACATATTATCAACAATAATTTCTTGGGTTTCAATTTCAGGATAGCATTTAGCAACATCTCTAAATGCTTCTAGGAAAAGTCCGTCCGTATATTTCATAATATTGGCTTTATGAATTGCTGTGACTTTATGACGATTATTCATTTTAGCATATTCAAAAGCATAACGACAAATCTTTTCGCTGGCTTCTCTAGTAATAAGTTTAATACCATTTGCCATATTATCATTGATTTTATATTCAATTCCTTTATATAAATCTTCTGTATTTTCACGAATCATCACTAAATCAATATTTTCATATTTAGAAGCAATGCCTTTAAAAGAACGAATTGGTCTCACATTGGCATAAGTTGCAAACTTCTGTCTTAAAGCAACATTGACACTTCTAAACCCTGTTCCAATAGGTGTCGCAGTAGGACCTTTTAAAGCCCATTTATATTCTTGAATGGCTTCAACCAATCCTGGTTCAAAAACTTTTCCTGTTTCACTGGCATATTCAGCCCCCGCACGATATTCTAACCACTCAATATCTAAATGCATAGCTGTCGTGATGTCTTTTACACTTTGCGCAATTTCAGGTCCAATACCATCACCTGGAATCAATACTGCTTTCATTAAAAATCCCCTCCTAATTCTTTAATGGCATTTAATAAACCACCTTGTAAAATCATGACTTTTTCTCTTGGTGCTAAAGTCAATTTAGCTGTTAACTTTTCTTTTGTACGTCTATTTTCAACAACAATTGGTTGATCATTTTCTACAGATTCTTTAACATTAATTAAAACATATTCATCTTCTTGATTAAAGAAATCATAACCCTGTTGATCAATCACAATTGGTAAAATCCCATTATTAATCAAATTAGAACGATGAATTCTCGCAAAAGACAAAGCAAAGATGGCTCTAATTTTCAAATAATTAGGCACTAAAGCCGCATGTTCTCTAGAAGAACCTTGTCCATAATTATCACCACCAACAATGAATCCTCCATGATTTTCTTTTGCTCTGGTATAGAACTGGTCATCTACTTTTGAAAAAGCAAATTTTGCAAGATGAGGTACATTTGAACGGAATGGTAAAAGTTTTGAGTCAGATGGCACAATATGATCTGTTGAAATATTGTCACCTACTTTTAAAACAACTTTTCCTTGAATATCTGCATCTAAATTTTCTCCACGAGGCACTGGTTTAATGTTTGGTCCCATATAAACTTCTGTTTCAGGATCATATGCATCAATAAAGAAATTCTTATTTTTAATAAATGGTGTAGATGGCACTTCATCCAAATACATATCATCTTCAAATTCACAAGATAAGTATCCTTTAATGGCTGAAAGTGCTGCAATTTCTGGTGATACCAAATAAACACTGGCATCATTTGTCCCAGAACGTCCTTTAAAGTTACGATTAATTGTTCTTAAAGAAACACCTTGAGAAAGTGGTGCCTGACCCATTCCAATACATGGTCCACAACCACATTCCAAAATTCTCGCACCTGCTTGAATCATATCAGCCAATGCTCCATTTTGTGATAACATGGCTAAAATACTTGAAGACCCTGGTGCAATAACCAATGATACATGATCTGCCACTTGATGTCCTTTTAAAATCTTCGCTGCACGCATCATATCGGCAAATGATGAATTAGTACAAGAACCAATCACAACCTGATGAATATGCATTCCTTCTAATTCTTTGGCACTCACCACAGCATCAGGACTATGAGGTTTAGCAACCATTGGTTCTAATGTCGATAAATCAATATCCAATCTTTCATCATACTTTGCATCTTCGTCAGCTTTTAATTCTACATAATCTTCTGCTCGTCCTTGTTGTTTTAAATATTCTAACGTTCTTTCATCCGTTGGGAAAATAGATGTTGTGGCACCAAGTTCAGCTCCCATATTACAAATTGTCGCACGATCTGTTAAAGATAATGATGCAATGCCTTCTCCTGTATATTCAACGATTTTATTGACACCACCTTTAACACTCAATGTCTGTAAAATCTTTAAAATAATATCTTTAGCACTCACCCATGATGCTTTTGTTCCTGTTAAATTCACTTGAATAACACTTGGGCATTGTAAGTAGTATTTTCCTGTTGCCATTGCTACGGCTACATCCAATCCTCCGGCACCAATCGCAATCATTCCCATTGCTCCACAAGTTGGTGTATGTGAATCACTTCCTACAAGTGTTTTCCCAGGTTTAGAAAAGTTTTCTAATTGTAATTGATGACATACCCCATTACCTGGTTTAGAAAATGTAATTCCATGCTTTCTGGCAACACTGCGAATAAATTCATGATCATCCATATTTTCAAACCCTGTTTGCAACATGTTATGATCAATATAAGCTACAGCTTTTTCCACTGCCACATGACCAACATCCATAGCTTCTAACTGTAAATAAGCCATCGTTCCAGTTGAATCCTGTGTTAATGTTTGATCAATACCAATACAAATAGGTTTCCCTGGAATCAATTCTCCTTCTTTTAAATGTGCTTGTAAAACTTTATATGCTAAATTCATTTTTTGACCACCCCTTATACTTATTGTATACAATTATACAAGGTTATGTTTAAACAATCAACTATAAGTTTTTTCAAGACACAAAAAAAGAAACAGCTATATAAAACTGGATCTAAAATATATGATTGAAATTGAAATTTTATAATATTGAGAACATAGAACTAAGAAAGAATAATAATCCTTACATAATATCCTAACGAATTATTATTCCTTCTCATTTTTGTTTTACTTTCTGTTTCATATACAAAAATAATTGATCTAGAAGAACCTAGCATCATTACCAGTTCTTCCTATTGCAATTTATTTACAATCCTAAGTGCATAGATGAGATGACCAATTTTAAAAGTTTTCCTCTTTTATTTTTCCTGCCACTCTATCGCTACATCTTTACCATGATGTGCAAGCCCTATATAAACAACTTTTCCTTTTATTTCAATATCATATTGTCTATCTCTAATTTGTTCTACTGCCTGTTTAGCAACTGTCTGTAATCTTTCTTGACTGGTTTCGTTGTCTGTTCCAATATACTTAAACTCAAATACAAAGGATGTCTTATTTTCATCTTTTGACTGTAAAATGATATCACATCTGCCTTTGCCTACTTCTCGATTGCTGATGATTTTATAATCATAAGACATCCATGCACACATGCCTAGAAATAAAACATGATAGCTATTTTCATCTTTTAAATCATGATATGATGGTAATATTAACAACATATTTTGATATCTGTCTTTGAAGTCTTCTTTCTTTTCAAGTCTTAAAGCATTGAATAAACCATTCAAATTATTTTCTTCTATATTTAAATAATAGGCAGTAAGGTTTCTAAACTCCTGGCGAACCTCCTGATTTGGAATTCTCAAAACATAGAGATTATTTTGTCTATCAACTGTTTTTTCAATCGTTAAATATCCCGCATTGACAAACAATCCCCATAAGTTCTCTATTTCACTGATTTCAAAAAAGCTTGTTTCCAGATACATGGTTGTCTCCATACATCCCGTCTGAACCAACTTCTCAAAATCTCTATCAAAAGATTGGTTTCTGATTTTCATTGCCTCTTTGATCATTTTATTGCTGCTAGTATATAGCCAATATGGACTCTCTTCACCAGTTGCAGCATAATTTAAAACTGACCATGGATTATAGATCTGCGTATTTCCAAAATGATAACCATTATACATCATTTTAACTTTATCATTTAATTCTAAATCATAATATTCTAACAGTTCTTTGACTTCCAATTCTGTAAATCCAAAGTATTGAGAATATTCTTTATCTGCCACAGTACATACCACCAAATTATTCAGATCACTGAATAGATTTTCTTTTGCCACCCTTTGAACCCCTGTCAACATAGCATACTGTAAGCTATCAGAAGATTTCAATGCAGCATGAAGCATAGAGGATAGATTTTCTCTAATCTCATTATAAAATCCATTGACATGAGCTTCAATAAATGGTGTATCATACTCATCAATAAATACCATAACCTTTTTATGATAATATCTTTCCATTCGTTCCATCAAAAAAGACAAAGCATTCTCTATACCATTAGCACTACCATTGTTATATTGAGCTAAGCTTTCCATTATTCCCTTGTAAATTATCATATCAAATTCATCTAAATCTTGAAAAAGATGCTTATTTAATTGATAGAGTTTAATGAGATTCTGTTTAATAGAACTTATAATATTTATTTTATTCCCTTTTGCGTTTGCAAAGGAAAGAAAAATAGTTGGATATTGATTCATTTCAGAAACATATGCAGTAGTCATGATCTTGGTATCCTTAAAAAGTTCCTTTGAATCCTTCGTGATGTCAAAGAACTCTGCCATCATCGACATATTAATGGTCTTTCCAAATCGTCTTGGTCGCGTGATTAAAGTGACTGCATTTTTTCTTTTAGAAAATCTGAAATCATTAAGCTTTTATCAACAAAATAATAATGATCTGTTTTTAATCTTCTATAATTTGATACTCCTCTTGGTACTGCCAGCTGCATAGTCATTCCTCACTTTCTTATGCTCATTATAACATAATCATTAACCAGTTTCAGTAAGTATTTGTCTTATATCTTTCCATTCTTGTCGATCATTTTATGGCATAGATAAGCTTTGAAAAAGAAAAATCATTTAACTAAAATTTTAAAAAAATCACTTCATGATTTTTTAGCAGGATAAGGGAATGTGGCACAATGATGCACCAATCGCTTGACTTGAACAACTTGCTAGAAGTGAGGTTTATCTTATCAAATTATTAGTGAATAGTAATTTAAAATTTGATGTTTTAGAAATACAGTTTATCTTTTCAATGATGTATGTTACAATGGACAAGGTGATAAAAATGATATTAGCTTGTTCATCTTTAAAGAAATCATTTCAAGGAACTGATTTGCTTAAAGATATTACATTTAAAATTGAAGATCATGATAAATTAGCTATTATTGGTGTCAACGGTGCAGGGAAAACTACTCTTTTAAGAATCATTTGTGGTGAAGAAAGCTATGACGGTGGGGAAATCTTTATGCCCAAAAATACCAAATTAGGTTATTTATCACAACATAATACATTAGATGCCAATTGGACTGTCTATCAGGCATTAGAAGACGTTTTCCAATCACTGATCGATAAAGAAAAACGTCTACGTGAACTTGAACAACAAATGTCCATTCATCAAAATCTTGAATCCATCATGGATGAATACGAACGTTTAACATATGAATTTGAAAGTCATGATGGCTATGCCTATCAAAGTCAAATCAAGGGTGTTTTAAAAGGTTTAGGATTTGAAGAATCTATGTGGGATATGCCGATTTCTATTTTATCAGGAGGTCAAAAAACACGTTTATCATTAGGACGTTTATTATTATTAAAACCTGATTTATTACTTTTAGACGAACCAACTAACCATTTAGATGTTGAGTCTATTGAATGGCTAGAAAATTATTTAAAAAACTATCCTCATGCCATTATCATGGTTTCTCATGACCGTTATTTCATTGATCAGATTTCTAATCAAATTGTTGAAATTGAAAATGGGAAAGCCACAACGTATAAATGTTCTTACCAAGAATATGCAGTCATCAAAAAACATAATCGTGAAGTAGAACTGAAACATTATATTGATAATCAAAAAGAAATCAAACGTATGCAAGAAAGCATTGATTTATTAAAATCATATAATCGTGAAAAACAGGTCAAACGTGCTGAAAGCAAAGAAAAAGCATTGGCTAAAATGGAAAAAGTAGAAAAGCCAGATGCCTTACCTCAAGCAATACGTATTCAATTTCAGCCACTTGTTGAATCAGGATATGATGTTTTAAAAGTTAAAGATTTAGCTATGGCTTTTGATAAACCATTATTTGAACATATTGATTTTGAAGTCAAAAAACAACAACGTGTCGCTTTAATTGGACCTAATGGCATTGGTAAAACAACATTATTTCACATCATTTTAAATGATTATGTGCCAACAAATGGGAAAATCAAATTAGGCAGCAAAGTCATGCTTGGTTATTATGATCAGGAACATACATCTTTATCTTTTCAAAAAACAATTTTTCAAGAAATCAGTGATACATATCCTCAAATGAACAATACTGAAATTAGAAATGCTTGTGCATCTTTTCAGTTTAAAGGTGATGATGTTTTTAAAACGATTGATGTTTTATCCGGCGGAGAACGTGGGCGTGTGGTTTTAATGAAACTTTTATTATCACGCTGTAATTTCCTCATTCTTGATGAACCTACAAATCACTTAGATATTGAATCTAAGGAAGTTTTAGAAGATGCTTTGTTGTCATTTGAAGGAACCATTTTATTTATTAGCCATGACCGTTATTTTATTAATAAACTAGCTACACAAGTCGTTGAAATGAGTGCACATGGCAGTCATGTTTATACTGGTAATTATTCTCAATATTTAGATAAAAAAGTCCAAATCAAAGAAGTCAAAGAAAAAATCAATCTTATATCGAAATCAAAAAAGCACAGTCTTTACAACGTAAACAACAAAATCAAATCAAAAAGATTGAAAAAGAGATTTCTCAATTAGAAACACAAATTCAAGAATGGAATAGTCAGTTGCAACTTGAAGATGTCCTGAACGATTATAAAAAGTATAATGAAATCATTAAAAATATTGATGAAGCCAATTTACAACTTGAAGAACTTTTACAACAATGGGAAGATATGCAAAAGGATTAAAGCCAAAAACTTTAATCCTTTTCTCTTGTTCTAACAAATTCTATATAACGTGTTCCCTGAAATGTTAATTCACCAATATCATTTTCTACTAACATACCATATTCTTTACCATTCACCGCTAATTCTAAACGATCACCACTTTTCACTTCAAACGTTACATAATAAAAAGTTGAAGAACTATCCATCATATGATCATCTCCATGATGATGATAAGAAACATCCATACGTTTGGATACAACTTTTGCTTGAACAGTTAATCTTGGTGATTGATTATTATAATGCCATTGTGTGATCCCTTTGATTAAAACGAATGCAAATGTGCCAACAACAAGCATAAACATAATCGTAAACATGGTTTCAAAACCACCATTTTCTAAAAGCCCCATATGTTTCTCTCCCTCCGTTTTATCTTATCATATCATAAAAAAATGGAATTGTTATGAATTTATGATTTTTACGATATAAAAAGGATTTTCATTTTGTGGAAATAATATGATTTTTCATCTTTTTCCGTTATAATATCATTGTAAAAAAAGGAGGAAGAAAATATGATACACAAAACATTAAAACCATTTCCTAAAGATTTTCTTTGGGGAGCTAGTACTTCTGCTTATCAGGTAGAAGGTGCAAATTTAGAAGATGGAAAAGGTCCATCTTGTCAGGACGTGAAGGTTGTTCCTGAAGGAACTTCTGATTTAACTGTCTGTGCTGACCAATATCATCGTTATAAAGAAGATATTGCCTTAATGGCAGAAATGGGATTTAAAACTTACCGTTTCTCTATCGCATGGACTAGAATCTTACCTCAAGGAACAGGTGAAGTCAATCCAAAAGGGATTGAATACTATAATAACGTGATTAATGAATGTTTAAAATATGGTATTGAACCATTAGTCACAATGTTCCACTTTGATATGCCTGCTGCATTGGATGAAAGAGGAAGCTGGGGAAATAGAGATTCAGTAGATTGGTTTGTCAATTTTGCAAAAGTTATGTTTGAAAACTTTGGTGACCGTGTCAAATATTGGTTAACAATCAATGAACAAAACGTCTTAACTTTAAGTGGACCAGTCATTGGAACACTTCATTTACCTGAAGGATGTACAAATGAATTAAAAGAAATCTATCAACAAAACCACCATATGTTAGTAGCACAAGCCAAAGCGATGGCATTATGTCATGAAATGTTACCAGATGCAAAAATTGGACCTGCTCCAAACATCTCACTTGTTTACCCTGCTAGCTGTAAACCTGAAGATGTTTTAGCTGCTCAAAACTTTAACGCTATTAGAAACTGGTTATATTTAGATATGGCAGTTTATGGTGTTTACAACAACATTGTATGGTCATGGTTAGAAGAAAACGATGCAACACCAGAATTTGCTGAAGGTGATGCAGAGGCATTAAAAAATGGACATCCTGATTTCATTGGATTCAACTACTATAACACTGCAACATGTGAATGGTCTGATGGTTCAGAAGATTTATCTGGTGCTAGCGATCAACAAACTTCTAAAGGTATTACTGGTATGTATAAAGGATATAGAAATACACATTTACCAACAACTGAATTTGGTTGGGAAATTGATCCAATGGGATTTAGAGCAACTATCCGTGAAATGTATTCAAGATATCGTTTACCATTATTAGTCACTGAAAATGGTTTAGGTGCTTATGATACATTAACAGAAGATGGTAAAGTTCATGACCAATATCGTATCAGATATTATCAAGATCATATTTCTCAAGTACGTTTAGCTATTAGTGATGGATGTGAAATGCTAGGATATTGTCCATGGTCAGCTGTTGACTTAATTTCAACACATGAAGGTATGGTGAAACGTTATGGATTCATCTATGTAGATAGAGATGAATTTGATTTAAAAACATTGGATAGATATAGAAAAGATTCTTTCTATTGGTATAAAAAAGTCATTGCTTCTAACGGCGAAGATTTAAGTGATTAAACAAAAAAGCTTGTCATTATGACAAGTTTTTTTGTTTAGATTTTATTATTTTCATAGCAAAACCAAGCATTGGCCCAAATAGAATCATTCCAATAACAGTTCCTTCTCTTACAACAAAAGGCATTGATAAAACAAAACTTAATAAAAGACTGATGATAATACATAAAATATCAATCCCCTGTCGGCATTGGTGAAAAGGGTATTGATATTTTTGACAAAACGCATGACAAACACCTTCTAATGGATAAGTTATTAAATTCATCGTCATAATCAAAGCAACTATGATAGCAGACAATATATAAACACCAATAATGATAATTATTTTCATTGGATAATATGTAAACTCAAATGTTAATATATTATAATAAACAAAATTAATAACATATCCTATTAAAAAACTTAAAGGTATTTGCATCATATGTTTCCATGTAAAATGTTTTTTCAAGATAATCAACTCTAAGAAGACACATAAACAATTAAGTATTGTTTCCATTGTACCTACTTTTACATGCATAGCATTAGCTAATGATTGTGAAAATGCTGCCCATGAATCAACACCAACATTGACTTTGAGAGCCAATGCGACAAGTGCTGCATTAAAACATATAAGTAATAAGAGAATAAAATATTGATATAGATTTTTCTTCATATGAAAGCTATCGCTGTCTAATATAAGCTTTTATAAAACGAATCGTTTCATCACCATCATAAGGTCTAACTGTATATTCTTTGACGGCACTTGGTACAATAAAAGTTTCTGCATAATGGACAATAAATGGTTCAAAAGCATGAGTAGGACTTTCGATAACAGCACTTGTTCCTTCGACAAGATTTAACATATGCACACCATCATCACATTGATGAAAAGTTTTTTGCTTAGAAGTGATACGTCTTGTTTCAATAAATTCTAATTCATGTAATCCTGTTTTTTCTTCACAATAATCATCGTCTTGATAAATCGTTTCAATATGATTAACAAGTTGTTCTTTAACCCAATTTGTTGTACGATTCCATTGAATATTTTGAACACCATCTTCAATATGAATAGGACGTGGCAATCCATCAAGTCCTAAACGATCCCAATCCCATAATTTGAAAGTAAAGATATACGGTGTCGCACTGATTTCTAAAACCATACATCCTGATGATGAACAGTGAACTGTTCCAGCTGGGATTAAAAAATGATCATGTTTTTTAGCAGGGAAAAAATTAACATATTGATCAGCTGGAAAAGTTTGTTTTCCTTTTTGAGCTTCTTTTAAATCATAAATCATATCTTGTGGATTGATATTCTCTTTCAAACCTAAGTATACGCCTCCATTTTCCTGAGCATCTAAAATATAATAACTTTCATCTTGTGTATAAGTCATTCCAAAATGAGATTTGATATACTCAGTGAGTGGATGAACTTGTAAACTTAAATTTTGACCATCTATTGTATCTAAAAAATCAAATCGGATTGGAAACTCAGCACCAAAACGACAATAATTTTTCATTCCCAATAACTCAACAGGTTGGTATAATACCAAATCCATTGCAGGTATTTCTATTCTTGTTTGACCATATCTTAAATATAAACTGTTTTCTTCAGGAACTCCATCAAAACTCCATGCATAATTTTCTTGTTTTGGATCAAGTCCACAATGTTCTTTCATCCATTGTCCACCCCAAACACCTGGATCAAAATAAGGAACAAGTCTAAATGGACGCTTTGCTAGTTGTTTTAACCCATTCCTTAACGCTTGACCCGTTACCATCTTCGGATAACCTTTTTGATTACTATCGATTAAATAATCAATTTTTTCAAACATCTTCATTTTATGCTTATCTGCGATTCTCCATTCTACAAAGAATCCTCTTTTGATTTTCTTCAAATTATCTTCATCATGATTATCAGCTTTAAAATTTGGCATCCCTTGACGATAACGACATTGAATCTCCCATCTTGCTAAATCACAGTATATATATAAATCTCCTTGACTAATAAGTCCTGACCCGACACCGTAAATTAAAATTTTCTTTGATTCAATAAGCACTTTTTGCATTTCATGAAGTTTTTTAAAATCAACAAAATCTTCCATACTTCCATAAAACATAACACCACGAACACGATCATCTGTTAAATGAGGTCGCATCATTTCATTAAGTTTATCTTTATCATAAAAAATATCTTCACTTCTTAGGACAATCTCTGGTTCATAAATATCTTGTACAAAATCTAAAACCTCATTATCCACACCCGGATAACAATCCACCACAAGACATTGAACTTGATGAATTGTTTTGTTTAATTCCTTTTTGATTGCATCTAACCCATCAAAAGCCTCATGGTCATAACCAACTATTTTGGTTTCAGGAAATTTATCATAATTCATTTTGATTACCTACTTTTAAAAATTCAATTTGTCCATTTCTTTTCAATACACGATATGGAAAAGGATGATCTTCAATAGCTTGATAATCATGCCCTGCTGTGGTTGGCCAACAAGCCCCTACTTTTAAATCCTTTTCCCCTGTATTCACTAAACGATGAGCAATATGTCCATCAATATAATGTAAAGACCCTTCATAAATCTTTTCTGCCCAACATTTTCCTGATTCATCCATCAATAATAATAAACCTTCACCTTGAATACCAAAATAAATTTCAGCACAATCTCTATCTTCATGAAAATGTCCTTTTGTCATATTACACTCATTATTAATTAATAATGGTTTTAAAACAGTCAGTCCCCAATAAAGATGCCCAGGAATATCTGGATTTCCTCTTGTGTAAGAATAAACATCATAGACAACTTGATCATCTAAAATATCAGGGTTTTGATAAAGATAAGAAACTTCATGATATTTTTTTGATAACTTTCTACATTTTCGCCTTCAACAACACCTTGATAAATATGATGAAGGACTTGTGGTTCTAATATTTTCATATACATCTATCTCCTATGGTATAAAATCTTTCCACAATTCTTGATAATCTTGTGGTCTTGAAACAAACATAAATTTATCTGGATTTTCTATAAATTGTTGATATATAGA carries:
- a CDS encoding GntR family transcriptional regulator, whose translation is MPSHSLFEHVSHGSLGNKIFDILRDRILNEEYEHGQKLNELTLANELKISRTPIREALKQLELEGLVESIPNKGVYVKGFSPRDIDDMFEIRCALEGLAIQLAIDRMDEEHLAKIKDVFELMEFYTAKKDQEKINDLNILYHETIYQATQSQYFEQLLKDVHYYVSVTSRHSITQPERLETAIQEHRAILDSIVAGDKKLAKDTIQKHIRKTQTLVRAYYANKKKKG
- a CDS encoding DUF2500 domain-containing protein, with the protein product MGLLENGGFETMFTIMFMLVVGTFAFVLIKGITQWHYNNQSPRLTVQAKVVSKRMDVSYHHHGDDHMMDSSSTFYYVTFEVKSGDRLELAVNGKEYGMLVENDIGELTFQGTRYIEFVRTREKD
- a CDS encoding glycoside hydrolase family 1 protein, which produces MIHKTLKPFPKDFLWGASTSAYQVEGANLEDGKGPSCQDVKVVPEGTSDLTVCADQYHRYKEDIALMAEMGFKTYRFSIAWTRILPQGTGEVNPKGIEYYNNVINECLKYGIEPLVTMFHFDMPAALDERGSWGNRDSVDWFVNFAKVMFENFGDRVKYWLTINEQNVLTLSGPVIGTLHLPEGCTNELKEIYQQNHHMLVAQAKAMALCHEMLPDAKIGPAPNISLVYPASCKPEDVLAAQNFNAIRNWLYLDMAVYGVYNNIVWSWLEENDATPEFAEGDAEALKNGHPDFIGFNYYNTATCEWSDGSEDLSGASDQQTSKGITGMYKGYRNTHLPTTEFGWEIDPMGFRATIREMYSRYRLPLLVTENGLGAYDTLTEDGKVHDQYRIRYYQDHISQVRLAISDGCEMLGYCPWSAVDLISTHEGMVKRYGFIYVDRDEFDLKTLDRYRKDSFYWYKKVIASNGEDLSD
- a CDS encoding ABC-F family ATP-binding cassette domain-containing protein — translated: MILACSSLKKSFQGTDLLKDITFKIEDHDKLAIIGVNGAGKTTLLRIICGEESYDGGEIFMPKNTKLGYLSQHNTLDANWTVYQALEDVFQSLIDKEKRLRELEQQMSIHQNLESIMDEYERLTYEFESHDGYAYQSQIKGVLKGLGFEESMWDMPISILSGGQKTRLSLGRLLLLKPDLLLLDEPTNHLDVESIEWLENYLKNYPHAIIMVSHDRYFIDQISNQIVEIENGKATTYKCSYQEYAVIKKHNREVELKHYIDNQKEIKRMQESIDLLKSYNREKQVKRAESKEKALAKMEKVEKPDALPQAIRIQFQPLVESGYDVLKVKDLAMAFDKPLFEHIDFEVKKQQRVALIGPNGIGKTTLFHIILNDYVPTNGKIKLGSKVMLGYYDQEHTSLSFQKTIFQEISDTYPQMNNTEIRNACASFQFKGDDVFKTIDVLSGGERGRVVLMKLLLSRCNFLILDEPTNHLDIESKEVLEDALLSFEGTILFISHDRYFINKLATQVVEMSAHGSHVYTGNYSQYLDKKVQIKEVKEKINLISKSKKHSLYNVNNKIKSKRLKKRFLN
- a CDS encoding aconitate hydratase, coding for MNLAYKVLQAHLKEGELIPGKPICIGIDQTLTQDSTGTMAYLQLEAMDVGHVAVEKAVAYIDHNMLQTGFENMDDHEFIRSVARKHGITFSKPGNGVCHQLQLENFSKPGKTLVGSDSHTPTCGAMGMIAIGAGGLDVAVAMATGKYYLQCPSVIQVNLTGTKASWVSAKDIILKILQTLSVKGGVNKIVEYTGEGIASLSLTDRATICNMGAELGATTSIFPTDERTLEYLKQQGRAEDYVELKADEDAKYDERLDIDLSTLEPMVAKPHSPDAVVSAKELEGMHIHQVVIGSCTNSSFADMMRAAKILKGHQVADHVSLVIAPGSSSILAMLSQNGALADMIQAGARILECGCGPCIGMGQAPLSQGVSLRTINRNFKGRSGTNDASVYLVSPEIAALSAIKGYLSCEFEDDMYLDEVPSTPFIKNKNFFIDAYDPETEVYMGPNIKPVPRGENLDADIQGKVVLKVGDNISTDHIVPSDSKLLPFRSNVPHLAKFAFSKVDDQFYTRAKENHGGFIVGGDNYGQGSSREHAALVPNYLKIRAIFALSFARIHRSNLINNGILPIVIDQQGYDFFNQEDEYVLINVKESVENDQPIVVENRRTKEKLTAKLTLAPREKVMILQGGLLNAIKELGGDF
- a CDS encoding isocitrate/isopropylmalate dehydrogenase family protein → MKAVLIPGDGIGPEIAQSVKDITTAMHLDIEWLEYRAGAEYASETGKVFEPGLVEAIQEYKWALKGPTATPIGTGFRSVNVALRQKFATYANVRPIRSFKGIASKYENIDLVMIRENTEDLYKGIEYKINDNMANGIKLITREASEKICRYAFEYAKMNNRHKVTAIHKANIMKYTDGLFLEAFRDVAKCYPEIETQEIIVDNMCMQLVLRPETFDVLVAPNLYGDIVSDLCAGLVGGLGFAPSGNIGDEYRIYEAVHGSAPDIAGQNIANPSALLLAFALMLEDLGNMKAANQLREALAKVVEKQETVTPDIGGHASTTEFVQAIINEL
- a CDS encoding AAA family ATPase encodes the protein MSMMAEFFDITKDSKELFKDTKIMTTAYVSEMNQYPTIFLSFANAKGNKINIISSIKQNLIKLYQLNKHLFQDLDEFDMIIYKGIMESLAQYNNGSANGIENALSFLMERMERYYHKKVMVFIDEYDTPFIEAHVNGFYNEIRENLSSMLHAALKSSDSLQYAMLTGVQRVAKENLFSDLNNLVVCTVADKEYSQYFGFTELEVKELLEYYDLELNDKVKMMYNGYHFGNTQIYNPWSVLNYAATGEESPYWLYTSSNKMIKEAMKIRNQSFDRDFEKLVQTGCMETTMYLETSFFEISEIENLWGLFVNAGYLTIEKTVDRQNNLYVLRIPNQEVRQEFRNLTAYYLNIEENNLNGLFNALRLEKKEDFKDRYQNMLLILPSYHDLKDENSYHVLFLGMCAWMSYDYKIISNREVGKGRCDIILQSKDENKTSFVFEFKYIGTDNETSQERLQTVAKQAVEQIRDRQYDIEIKGKVVYIGLAHHGKDVAIEWQEK